The window AAGGAGGCAAGAGCGAAAGGGACTATAGAAAATCAATTTAAAACCGCTTTCACGGTAATTGTTGGGCTCTTGTAAAACGTGGAATACAAATTTTAATCAGCAACGTATGGCTGAAGAAAAACAAAACGTTGAGGTAGAAGAAACTGCCTTGGCACCAGAAGTAAAGGAAGCAAAACAACCCGAACAAGATCCTCAGGAATTTCTTGAAAACTTTGATTGGGACAAGTACGAAGAAGGAATTGAGCGCGTAGATGATACCAAGCTCAAGGAATTTGAAAACCTTGTTGAGGAAAACTTTGTGGACACTGCCGATGAGGAAGTTGTGGAAGGAAAAGTGGTTCACATGACAGACCGTGAGGCAATCATTGACATCAATGCCAAGTCCGAAGGTGTGATTTCCTTGAATGAGTTCCGCTACAATCCCGATCTTAAAGTTGGTGATAAAGTTGAGGTACTTATAGATATCCGTGAAGACAAGACCGGTCAATTGGTGTTGTCCCACAGAAAAGCAAGGACCATCAAAGCTTGGGAGCGCGTGAACAACGCCCATGACAAGGAAGAAATCGTTACTGGTTTCGTTAAATGCCGTACCAAAGGTGGTATGATTGTTGACGTATTCGGTATCGAGGCGTTCTTGCCAGGTTCCCAAATCGATGTGAAGCCTATCCGTGATTACGATCAGTATGTAGGCAAGACCATGGAGTTTAAGGTAGTGAAGATCAACCACGAGTTCAAGAACGTAGTGGTATCCCACAAAGCCTTGATCGAAGCGGACATCGAAGAGCAGAAAAAAGAGATCATCGGCCAATTGGAAAAAGGTCAAGTATTGGAAGGTGTGGTCAAGAACATTACATCATACGGGGTATTTATCGACCTTGGAGGTGTGGATGGATTGGTTCACATTACCGACCTTTCCTGGAGCCGTATCAACCACCCGAACGAGGTGGTGGAGCTAGACCAAAAATTGAACGTGGTTATCTTGGACTTCGACGACAACAAGTCCAGAATCCAGTTGGGTCTTAAGCAATTGGAGAAACACCCATGGGACGCCCTTGGTGATGAGATCAAAGTAGGAGACAAGGTGAAAGGTAAAGTAGTCGTTATCGCAGATTACGGTGCATTTATCGAAGTTGCCGAAGGTGTGGAAGGTTTGATCCACGTTTCTGAAATGTCTTGGAGTACTCACCT is drawn from Flagellimonas sp. MMG031 and contains these coding sequences:
- the rpsA gene encoding 30S ribosomal protein S1, which gives rise to MAEEKQNVEVEETALAPEVKEAKQPEQDPQEFLENFDWDKYEEGIERVDDTKLKEFENLVEENFVDTADEEVVEGKVVHMTDREAIIDINAKSEGVISLNEFRYNPDLKVGDKVEVLIDIREDKTGQLVLSHRKARTIKAWERVNNAHDKEEIVTGFVKCRTKGGMIVDVFGIEAFLPGSQIDVKPIRDYDQYVGKTMEFKVVKINHEFKNVVVSHKALIEADIEEQKKEIIGQLEKGQVLEGVVKNITSYGVFIDLGGVDGLVHITDLSWSRINHPNEVVELDQKLNVVILDFDDNKSRIQLGLKQLEKHPWDALGDEIKVGDKVKGKVVVIADYGAFIEVAEGVEGLIHVSEMSWSTHLRSAQDFVNVGDEVEAEVLTLDREDRKMSLGIKQLTPDPWTDITSKYPVGSRHKGIVRNFTNFGVFVELEEGIDGLIYISDLSWTKKIKHPSEFVTVGDTLEVEVLELDVEGRKLSLGHKQTTENPWDKYSEEFAEGTIHKAAIAEVVDKGATINFNEDIVGFVPQRHMEKEDGKKLQKGEEAEFKIIEFNKDFKRVVASHTAIFREQEDKNVKAAKKRAASSDEAAPTLGDANSQLQALKDKMEADSKKK